One genomic window of Leptospira paudalimensis includes the following:
- a CDS encoding MFS transporter — translation MKKNLSLAIFQHKDFRFFIVARFFMVLAINIQATIVGWQVYELTGSVLDLGLVGLFEAIPSILVSLYAGHLADLRDRRNIIVVCLFFLLVCSLTLFAFTGPLFYLLETYKAYPIFLVILVSGIARGFISPAIFSFVTQLVPREHYPHSAAWMGTSFQAGAVIGPALGGIVYGSFGIHWAYGLDSICIGLPFLLFFWIKKRSLPESKVKEPLKDSLLKGLKFVLKNEIMLGAMALDMFAILFGGAVALLPVFAKDILFVGSEGLGYLRAAPSFGALIMAYYLTYKPPLEKSGKVLLSCVFGFGICMLVFGLSHSFYLSLFALFLSGVFDSVSVVVRSTIMQTMTPEDMRGRVSAINKVFIGSSNEIGAFESGISAKFLGTVGSVVFGATMTVLIVMFTYRMAPKLKELELKNWV, via the coding sequence ATGAAAAAAAATCTTTCTTTAGCCATTTTCCAACATAAAGACTTTCGGTTTTTTATTGTCGCAAGGTTTTTTATGGTCCTTGCGATCAATATCCAAGCAACAATTGTTGGTTGGCAGGTTTATGAACTCACAGGGAGTGTTTTGGATCTCGGTCTTGTTGGATTATTTGAAGCCATTCCCTCCATCCTTGTCTCTCTTTATGCGGGCCACCTAGCAGACCTTAGGGATCGAAGAAATATAATTGTTGTTTGTTTGTTTTTTTTACTCGTTTGTTCCCTTACCTTATTTGCATTTACGGGTCCTTTGTTTTATCTCTTGGAAACTTATAAAGCCTATCCGATATTTTTAGTGATCTTGGTTTCTGGAATTGCTCGAGGGTTTATCTCCCCTGCTATATTTAGTTTTGTTACCCAACTTGTACCAAGAGAACATTACCCTCATTCAGCTGCTTGGATGGGAACATCTTTCCAGGCTGGTGCTGTGATTGGCCCTGCTCTTGGTGGAATTGTGTATGGGAGTTTTGGAATCCACTGGGCTTATGGACTAGATTCCATTTGTATTGGATTACCCTTCTTGTTATTCTTTTGGATTAAAAAACGTAGTTTACCAGAATCCAAAGTCAAAGAACCACTAAAAGATAGCCTACTCAAAGGTTTAAAATTTGTTTTAAAAAATGAAATCATGTTAGGTGCCATGGCACTCGATATGTTTGCTATTTTATTTGGCGGAGCCGTTGCCTTACTTCCCGTTTTTGCAAAAGATATTTTATTCGTTGGTTCGGAAGGACTTGGGTATTTGCGTGCAGCACCTTCTTTTGGTGCGTTGATTATGGCCTACTACCTAACTTACAAACCACCACTTGAAAAATCGGGAAAAGTTTTACTCTCTTGTGTGTTTGGATTCGGGATCTGTATGTTGGTATTTGGTTTATCCCACTCCTTTTATCTCTCCCTATTTGCTTTATTTTTGTCAGGTGTATTTGATAGTGTTTCCGTCGTAGTCCGTTCGACCATCATGCAAACGATGACTCCAGAAGATATGCGTGGGAGAGTGAGTGCTATCAATAAAGTGTTTATTGGTTCCTCCAATGAAATTGGTGCCTTTGAATCTGGTATTTCTGCTAAATTTTTAGGGACAGTTGGTTCCGTTGTGTTTGGAGCCACGATGACAGTACTCATTGTGATGTTTACGTATCGGATGGCACCCAAACTAAAAGAACTGGAGCTAAAAAACTGGGTTTAA
- a CDS encoding tetratricopeptide repeat protein, whose amino-acid sequence MKSILPLTLLLLVVAFENCASNKETIRPGVSKINTGSHLAQIEAIDADLKSSTLSDESRDKLIIKKGKLLLDLGRYEETITTLNQVNQAKANPVQLSEWNLAMGKAYIGKNEYSKAIQFLNQSEKLDKNTNLMERKKLVVQSLVAEREYYPALATLTKTYTKGNQKKDEFYYETAAKTYLKMGFEYKNTGFYQKGLQVANLGLEEFPNNETLKSIQKECLEVLQPEGKL is encoded by the coding sequence ATGAAATCGATTCTCCCACTCACCCTCCTATTGTTGGTAGTGGCATTTGAAAATTGCGCATCAAACAAGGAAACCATCCGCCCAGGAGTTTCCAAAATCAACACAGGGTCTCATTTGGCCCAAATCGAAGCAATCGATGCTGATCTCAAATCCTCTACACTATCTGACGAATCCCGTGACAAATTAATCATCAAAAAGGGAAAGTTATTACTCGATTTAGGTCGTTATGAAGAAACGATCACAACCCTCAACCAAGTGAACCAGGCAAAAGCAAATCCTGTGCAATTGTCTGAGTGGAATTTGGCAATGGGAAAAGCCTATATTGGAAAAAACGAATATAGCAAAGCTATCCAATTCTTAAACCAATCGGAAAAACTCGATAAAAACACGAACCTAATGGAACGTAAAAAACTTGTGGTGCAATCCCTTGTGGCAGAAAGAGAGTATTACCCAGCACTTGCGACTCTTACCAAAACCTATACAAAAGGGAATCAGAAAAAAGACGAATTCTATTATGAAACGGCTGCAAAGACCTATCTCAAAATGGGTTTCGAATACAAAAACACTGGTTTTTACCAAAAAGGATTACAAGTAGCAAACCTTGGTTTGGAAGAATTTCCAAACAATGAAACCTTAAAGTCCATTCAAAAAGAATGTTTGGAAGTGTTACAGCCGGAGGGCAAACTCTAA
- a CDS encoding FecR domain-containing protein: protein MRKSIVHTILVLIIMLCQFPVMAEPEAALEPITITVQKGETLSLISERHLSDPKRWPELLKYNKIPNPDLIKPGLSLVVPVFLRKAVVGVTEFVMGQVEWNGTAGKGPWAPLKLGQELHPNDQIRTNGKGKTDIHINQVGMVRILNNSHFEVRGEEKKGGPVTVALFKGSLDAKVTKSDPPTANHKFNIVSPSSTAGVRGTEFRVELDEKLSSTISCFEGVVDVNAQGKTVELTQGMATFVEKGKSPVQPYKIPEAPRIKEE from the coding sequence ATGAGAAAGTCCATCGTACACACTATCCTAGTACTTATCATAATGTTATGCCAATTCCCAGTGATGGCAGAACCAGAAGCGGCATTGGAACCCATTACCATCACCGTCCAAAAGGGAGAAACTCTTTCTCTCATTTCGGAACGCCACCTATCCGATCCGAAACGTTGGCCAGAACTTCTGAAATACAATAAAATCCCAAATCCTGATTTGATCAAACCAGGTCTTTCACTTGTGGTGCCTGTTTTTTTAAGAAAGGCAGTTGTAGGTGTGACGGAATTTGTGATGGGACAAGTGGAATGGAATGGAACTGCCGGAAAAGGACCTTGGGCTCCTCTCAAACTTGGACAAGAATTACATCCGAATGACCAAATCCGCACCAATGGAAAAGGAAAAACGGACATCCACATCAACCAAGTAGGAATGGTTCGCATCTTAAACAATAGCCATTTTGAAGTAAGAGGTGAAGAGAAAAAAGGTGGTCCTGTTACAGTGGCTCTCTTTAAAGGAAGCCTCGATGCAAAAGTGACTAAAAGTGATCCACCAACTGCCAATCATAAATTCAATATTGTTAGCCCTTCTTCAACTGCCGGTGTGAGAGGGACTGAGTTTCGTGTAGAACTCGATGAAAAATTAAGTTCCACGATCTCTTGTTTTGAAGGTGTTGTGGATGTAAATGCTCAAGGGAAAACAGTAGAACTCACACAAGGAATGGCAACCTTCGTCGAAAAAGGAAAGTCACCTGTACAACCTTATAAAATTCCAGAAGCACCTCGTATCAAAGAAGAATAG
- a CDS encoding glutathione S-transferase family protein, with product MKLYGSITSPYVRRIRFLCLELGIPFQLVDTMTESGQKELREKNPLWKVPYLETDDVKIWDSHTITDYILDTKGPGKFRPKTGDHFYREANLLTAIDQALDNAILLFYLNKEGIKPDAAPYLTKNALRISSILEFIKRELSGNHFFSDGKVGLSEIALYSTLDWMRFRSVLPILEEEIFVNFLNFHGPNKSWMETAPK from the coding sequence ATGAAATTATACGGTAGCATCACTTCCCCTTATGTCAGACGCATTCGTTTCCTCTGTTTAGAACTCGGGATTCCTTTCCAACTCGTTGATACGATGACAGAATCTGGGCAAAAAGAACTCAGGGAAAAAAACCCATTATGGAAAGTGCCTTACTTAGAAACGGACGACGTCAAAATTTGGGATAGCCACACCATCACTGATTATATTTTGGATACAAAAGGACCTGGTAAGTTTCGTCCCAAAACAGGTGACCATTTTTACCGAGAGGCAAATCTACTCACAGCCATTGACCAAGCTCTCGACAATGCCATTCTCCTCTTTTATTTGAATAAGGAGGGGATCAAACCGGATGCCGCTCCTTACCTAACTAAAAATGCACTTCGGATCAGTTCTATTTTGGAATTCATCAAACGGGAGTTAAGTGGTAACCATTTCTTTTCCGATGGCAAAGTGGGTTTATCTGAGATCGCACTATATTCCACTTTGGATTGGATGCGGTTTCGTTCCGTTTTGCCGATTTTGGAAGAGGAAATTTTTGTCAATTTTCTGAATTTCCATGGACCAAACAAATCTTGGATGGAAACGGCACCTAAGTAA
- a CDS encoding LBF_2017 N-terminal domain-containing protein — protein MKQKLTLVLSLLLLIFGSLDSKPKRELRILIDAEADANFELELWQEKPSETEASIAPKPPEVIQFKGNRITVTPKDDFEYFRVRRLGEYGAKGFWTQVFSTNVDPGSPLSVPREFVTKKTFEPKPIPKKQVSVISNDSFVIVKEKEVGTRYLTKDHIYVSTTDDASGIAEVRYRVNDGQWNSAKSLASIPFTEEGEYKLYYFSVDMAGNKEPIQIVDFIRDTIPPTSNVEWMGTMSKGKGNTNFLSPTSAIRLVAKDNRSGVKDILYSVTCQSGPQSEFKSFSTDISVLGLKSECKGSFQLFYYAVDHVGNEEPVKTLNFQLGSESN, from the coding sequence ATGAAACAAAAATTAACTTTAGTCCTCAGTTTATTATTACTGATTTTTGGTTCCTTAGATTCCAAACCAAAAAGGGAATTAAGAATCCTCATTGATGCGGAAGCCGATGCCAATTTTGAATTGGAACTTTGGCAAGAAAAACCAAGTGAAACGGAAGCATCGATTGCGCCCAAACCACCAGAGGTGATTCAGTTCAAAGGGAACCGAATCACTGTGACTCCGAAAGATGACTTCGAATACTTTCGAGTTCGTAGGTTAGGTGAATATGGAGCAAAAGGATTTTGGACCCAAGTATTCTCTACGAATGTGGACCCTGGTTCTCCTTTGTCTGTTCCAAGAGAATTTGTAACCAAAAAAACTTTTGAACCAAAACCAATCCCGAAAAAACAAGTCTCCGTAATCTCTAATGATAGTTTTGTGATTGTTAAAGAGAAGGAAGTTGGGACTCGGTATTTAACCAAAGACCATATTTATGTATCAACTACTGATGATGCATCGGGAATTGCAGAAGTTCGTTACCGAGTGAATGATGGTCAATGGAATTCTGCCAAGTCCTTAGCTTCGATTCCTTTTACAGAAGAAGGAGAATATAAATTATATTACTTCTCTGTGGACATGGCGGGAAACAAGGAACCTATACAAATTGTAGATTTTATTCGAGATACGATTCCACCAACTTCGAATGTAGAGTGGATGGGTACAATGTCCAAAGGAAAAGGGAATACGAACTTTTTGTCCCCAACTTCTGCAATCCGATTGGTAGCGAAAGACAATCGAAGTGGAGTCAAAGATATTCTGTATTCGGTCACCTGTCAATCAGGACCCCAATCTGAATTTAAATCCTTTTCAACGGATATTTCTGTATTGGGTTTAAAATCGGAATGTAAAGGTTCCTTCCAATTGTTTTATTATGCAGTGGACCATGTAGGAAATGAAGAACCTGTAAAAACTTTAAATTTCCAATTGGGAAGTGAATCGAATTAA
- a CDS encoding NUDIX hydrolase yields MKERKNWKDLFPTPIYTLASFDIKLPRSEQEKTYYVLKSKNWVNVVPVTKSGEILLIKQYRHGIGEDSLEIPGGIVDEEGPDSELTSVIRELREETGYATDPKKIKLLSKFSGNPAMFTNWSYSYVAYDVEQLHNVEFDEGEDIEIVLKSPDEVKRLLLDGTIHHPHMAAALGIYFLQEG; encoded by the coding sequence TTGAAAGAACGAAAAAATTGGAAAGACCTATTCCCTACTCCCATTTACACTCTGGCATCTTTCGATATCAAACTGCCACGTTCGGAACAAGAAAAAACCTATTATGTATTAAAATCCAAAAACTGGGTGAATGTGGTTCCCGTCACCAAATCTGGTGAAATTTTACTCATCAAACAATACAGACATGGGATAGGTGAAGACAGTTTAGAAATTCCAGGTGGTATTGTGGATGAAGAAGGACCAGATAGTGAACTAACATCCGTCATTCGAGAGTTACGAGAAGAAACAGGTTATGCGACAGACCCGAAGAAAATCAAATTATTGTCAAAATTTTCTGGCAATCCGGCAATGTTCACCAACTGGTCGTATTCTTACGTAGCCTATGATGTGGAACAACTCCACAATGTTGAGTTTGATGAAGGAGAAGACATTGAAATCGTTTTGAAATCTCCAGACGAAGTCAAACGACTGTTACTTGATGGAACAATCCATCACCCCCATATGGCGGCAGCACTTGGAATTTATTTTTTACAAGAAGGTTAA
- a CDS encoding ATP-dependent helicase, protein MKLNAAQMEAVSTIQGPLLVFAGAGSGKTRVITNRIAHMVEGVKIPASKIVALSFTNKSAKEMAERLRKMVPREKLKGITLSTFHSLGLKILKEHITKLGYNETFLLFNGTDQEAFVSDLLKSKRLDPKKVPPKEILRRISYAKNTQVHPKDNGLTGEFDLVAAEVFSLYEEGLKEKNAIDFDDLILLPKRLLAEFPEIAAYYQRKHEYFLVDEFQDTNQLQYEFLSLFRGNSDNLCVVGDDDQSIYAFRGSNVQLILNFEREFPHAKVVRLLENYRSTSLIIQAANSLIQNNKGRKEKTLYSRIPSAERVEYYETADEREEAIFVAGRIQTLLIKNEFKGKEIAILFRTNFQSRPFEEELRNRSIPYKVVGGYNFFDRKEIRDCISYLRYVANPKDDYSLLRIINYPKRGIGPGTMQKLQEEAFTHKLSLYEIFHKMIESPDYLPEVKAKVRQEIYQFVELVDAFKKKFAMSPKLAPVLREMITQIGFEREISMEETEEKVVKARIYNLSELVNMLSFFEEEEGREGKATIFDFLQRLVLLMEDEPKEDEEDRRVQLLTMHQSKGLEYDLVFLVGLEEGILPNSRVIEEEGEVVDEERRLLYVGMTRPRRKLYLTSARTRRKFGEQIESAPSRFLNELSQDAVLFFPMETKDRDTETKNFLEELDKLKVG, encoded by the coding sequence ATGAAATTGAATGCGGCACAAATGGAAGCTGTTTCCACCATCCAAGGTCCCCTTCTTGTTTTTGCAGGAGCAGGGTCAGGGAAAACCCGCGTCATTACCAACCGGATCGCCCATATGGTGGAGGGAGTCAAAATCCCAGCGAGTAAAATCGTCGCTCTCTCTTTTACCAATAAAAGTGCAAAGGAAATGGCGGAACGTCTGCGAAAGATGGTTCCAAGGGAAAAACTGAAAGGGATCACACTTTCTACCTTCCATTCGTTAGGCCTAAAGATCCTAAAAGAACACATCACAAAACTAGGTTACAACGAAACGTTTTTACTCTTTAACGGGACTGACCAAGAAGCATTTGTTTCCGACCTCCTAAAATCCAAACGCTTGGATCCCAAAAAAGTTCCCCCGAAAGAAATCCTGCGACGTATCTCGTATGCTAAAAATACACAAGTCCACCCCAAGGACAATGGCCTCACAGGTGAGTTTGATTTAGTAGCTGCTGAAGTTTTTTCCCTGTATGAAGAGGGACTCAAAGAAAAAAATGCCATCGACTTTGACGATTTGATTTTACTTCCCAAACGGCTGTTAGCTGAATTTCCTGAAATTGCAGCCTATTACCAAAGGAAACACGAATACTTCCTTGTGGATGAATTCCAAGACACAAACCAACTCCAATATGAATTTTTATCTCTCTTTCGTGGGAACAGTGATAACCTTTGTGTGGTAGGTGACGATGACCAAAGTATCTATGCTTTCCGCGGATCCAATGTGCAACTCATCCTCAATTTTGAAAGGGAATTCCCTCATGCGAAAGTGGTGAGGTTACTTGAAAATTATAGGTCAACATCACTCATCATCCAAGCAGCAAACTCTCTCATTCAAAATAATAAAGGCAGAAAGGAAAAAACCTTGTACAGCCGGATCCCTTCCGCCGAACGAGTGGAATACTATGAAACTGCGGATGAAAGGGAAGAGGCCATCTTCGTCGCAGGGCGAATCCAAACCTTACTCATCAAAAATGAATTTAAGGGAAAAGAAATTGCCATCCTCTTTCGTACGAACTTCCAATCACGACCCTTTGAAGAGGAACTTCGTAACCGTAGTATCCCTTACAAAGTAGTGGGTGGTTATAATTTTTTTGATCGGAAGGAAATCCGCGATTGTATTTCTTACCTTCGTTACGTGGCAAACCCAAAGGATGATTATTCCCTCCTTCGCATCATCAACTACCCAAAACGGGGGATTGGTCCAGGAACCATGCAAAAACTCCAGGAAGAAGCCTTTACCCACAAACTCTCATTGTATGAAATCTTCCATAAAATGATTGAGAGTCCCGACTATTTGCCCGAAGTAAAGGCTAAGGTCAGACAAGAAATTTACCAATTTGTGGAACTGGTGGATGCTTTCAAAAAGAAGTTTGCCATGTCTCCGAAACTAGCTCCAGTCCTTCGGGAAATGATCACCCAGATTGGCTTCGAACGGGAAATTTCCATGGAAGAGACCGAAGAGAAGGTGGTCAAAGCCCGGATCTATAATTTGAGTGAACTTGTGAACATGTTGTCCTTTTTTGAAGAAGAAGAAGGCAGGGAAGGGAAGGCCACGATTTTTGACTTCCTACAAAGGTTAGTCCTCCTTATGGAAGACGAACCGAAAGAAGATGAAGAGGACAGGCGGGTGCAACTCCTCACCATGCACCAGTCCAAAGGACTCGAATACGATTTAGTATTTTTAGTGGGACTTGAAGAGGGAATTTTACCGAACTCACGTGTTATAGAAGAAGAAGGGGAAGTGGTCGATGAAGAACGACGCCTTCTCTACGTGGGTATGACTCGCCCAAGGCGAAAATTGTACTTGACTTCGGCTCGTACAAGACGCAAATTTGGGGAGCAAATCGAGAGTGCCCCCTCTCGGTTTTTAAACGAGCTGTCTCAGGACGCTGTTCTTTTTTTCCCAATGGAAACGAAGGATAGAGACACGGAAACTAAGAATTTCTTAGAGGAATTAGACAAACTAAAGGTAGGCTAA